The segment AACGGCCCCGGCGGCGGCACGCTGCCTGGTAGCCCGAACGCCGCGATGTCGACTTGCTCGCGCGTGCCGGACAGCTTCGCGTCGACGCTCGGCAGCAGCGTCGCGCCGGCTTCGGCGACGTAGTTTCGGCGCGCCTCGTCGAGTCGCGCGCGTGCTTCGTCGAGCGTCGGGCTGTGCCGCAGCGCGTCGTCGACGAGCCGGTTCAACGGTGCGGAGCCGAACTGCGTCCACCACTGCGGCGGCGCGTGCGCGGCCGTCGAGAAAGTTTGCGCGTTACCCGCCGCGCCGCTTGCGGAAACCGTCGTCGCGGGTGCCTCGCCGCGCGTGTAGCGCTGTGTCGGCGGCGCGGCCGGCGGGCTGAAGTCAGGCCCGACTGCGCATCCGGCGATCAGCAAGACGGCGGCAGCGGCGACGCCGCATGCGGCAGGGCGGGCGCGGCGCGGGGCGGGCGGCATCGTCGGGTCCCTAGTCGAGCGTGCGCCGGTAGAAGCGCAGCGCGATGGCCATCACGACCACGGTGAACACGGCGACGGGCCACACCGACGGCCACAGGTCGGCCCAGCCGTTGCCCTTGAGCAGGATGCCGCGCACGAGGCGGTTGAAATAGGTGAGCGGCAGCAGGTTGCCGATGAACTGCGCCCACTTCGGCATCCCGGCGAACGGGAACATGAAGCCGGACAGCAGGATGTTCGGCAGGAAGTAGAACACGGCAAGCTGCATCGACTGCAGCTGGTTCTGCGCGAGCGACGACAGCGTGATGCCGACGGTCAGGTTCGCGGCGATGAACAGCAGCGCGGACAGGTAGATCGCGAACACGCCGCCGACGAACGGCACGTCGAACACGAAGCGGGCGGCCGCGAGGATGATCGACACCTGGATCAGCCCGATGAACACGTAGGGCACGATCTTGCCGGTCATCACCTCGAGCGGCAGCACGGGCGTCGCGAGCAGGTTCTCCATCGTGCCGCGCTCGCGCTCGCGCGTGATCGCGAGGCCGGTCATCATCACCATCGTCATCGTCAGGATCACGCCCATCAGGCCCGGCACGACGTTGTACTGCGTGATCCCTTCCGGGTTGTACAGGCGGTGCAGCACGACGTCGAACGCGGCCGGGCGGCCGTTCAGGCGCGTGAGCGGGCCGGTGAGGTCCTTGTCGGCGACCGGCTGCACGAGGCCCGGCAGCGCGCCGATCGCGGACGCGGTCGCGACCGGGTCGGTCGCGTCGGCTTCGACCAGCAGCGCGGGCCGCTCGCCGCGCAGCAGCCGCCGCGAGAAATCGGCCGGCACCGTCAGCACGAACTGCACGTCGCCGCGCGCGAGCGCATGCCGGCCGGCTGCTTCGTCGGGCAGCGTCTCGACGATGTCGAAGTACGCGGAATTGCGCATCGCCGCGATGAAGCTGCGCGAGAACGGGCTCGCGTCGGCGACGATCACCGCGGTCGGCAGGTGCTTCGGGTCCGTGTTGATCGCGAAGCCGAACAGCGTGAGCTGGATGATCGGCACGCCGACGATCATCGCGAACGTCACGCGGTCGCGGCGCAGCTGCAGGAATTCCTTCAGCACGATGCTCCACCAGCGCGCGATCGAGAACGACCAGCGAAACCGCGACGGTGTGCTCATCGCGCGGCTCCGTCGGCGTGGTCGGGCGTGCGGCTCATCAGGTAGATGAACACGTCCTCGAGGCCGGTGTCGATCGGCTGGACCTGCAGCGACGCGTCGGTCGCGACCTGCTCGACGGTCGCTTCGAGCGCGCGGCGGTCGCGGCCGCTCACGTGCAGCGCGGCGCCGAACACGACCGTCTGGTCGACGCCCGGCATCGCGCGCAGCCGCGCGGACAGCTCCGTCAGGCGCTCGCCGCCGATCGCCCAGGTCGCGAGCCCCTGCGACGCGACGATCTCCGCCGACGTGCCTTGCGCGAGCAGCTCGCCGTACGCGATGTACGCGAGCTTGTGGCAGCGCTCGGCCTCATCCATGTAGTGCGTGCTGACGAGCACCGAGATGCCCTGCGCGGCGAGCCGGTGCAGCTCCTCCCAGAAGTCGCGGCGCGCGGCTGGATCGACGCCGGCGGTCGGCTCGTCGAGCAGCAGCAGCTCGGGGCCGTGCAGCATGCACGCGGCGAGCGCGAGCCGCTGCTTCCAGCCGCCGGACAGCGCGCCGGTCAGCTGGTTCGCGCGGCTCGCGAGGCCGAGCGTGTCGAGCGCGCGTTCGACGGCCGCCTTGCGGTCCGGCATCCGGTACACGCGCGCGACGAAGTCGAGGTTCTCGCGGATCGACAGGTCTTCCCAATACGAAAATCGCTGCGTCATGTAGCCGACGCTGCGCTTGATCTGCGCGCTCTCGCGCACGATGTCGTAGCCGAGGCAGGTGCCGCTGCCCGAGTCGGGCGTGAGCAGGCCGCACATCATCCGGATCGACGTCGTCTTGCCGCTGCCGTTCGGGCCGAGGAAGCCGAAGATCTCGCCGCGCGCGACGCGCAGCGACACGTCCTTCACGACGTGCTTGTCGCCGAAATGCTTGTTCAGCCGGTCGACGTCGATCGCGTACGGGACGCTCGGCGCGCTCATGGAATCCTCACGGCGACCGGCTGGCCCGGGTGCAGCTTCGGCGCATCGGCGACGGCCGGC is part of the Burkholderia ubonensis subsp. mesacidophila genome and harbors:
- a CDS encoding ABC transporter permease yields the protein MSTPSRFRWSFSIARWWSIVLKEFLQLRRDRVTFAMIVGVPIIQLTLFGFAINTDPKHLPTAVIVADASPFSRSFIAAMRNSAYFDIVETLPDEAAGRHALARGDVQFVLTVPADFSRRLLRGERPALLVEADATDPVATASAIGALPGLVQPVADKDLTGPLTRLNGRPAAFDVVLHRLYNPEGITQYNVVPGLMGVILTMTMVMMTGLAITRERERGTMENLLATPVLPLEVMTGKIVPYVFIGLIQVSIILAAARFVFDVPFVGGVFAIYLSALLFIAANLTVGITLSSLAQNQLQSMQLAVFYFLPNILLSGFMFPFAGMPKWAQFIGNLLPLTYFNRLVRGILLKGNGWADLWPSVWPVAVFTVVVMAIALRFYRRTLD
- a CDS encoding ABC transporter ATP-binding protein — protein: MSAPSVPYAIDVDRLNKHFGDKHVVKDVSLRVARGEIFGFLGPNGSGKTTSIRMMCGLLTPDSGSGTCLGYDIVRESAQIKRSVGYMTQRFSYWEDLSIRENLDFVARVYRMPDRKAAVERALDTLGLASRANQLTGALSGGWKQRLALAACMLHGPELLLLDEPTAGVDPAARRDFWEELHRLAAQGISVLVSTHYMDEAERCHKLAYIAYGELLAQGTSAEIVASQGLATWAIGGERLTELSARLRAMPGVDQTVVFGAALHVSGRDRRALEATVEQVATDASLQVQPIDTGLEDVFIYLMSRTPDHADGAAR